The Streptomyces camelliae genome window below encodes:
- a CDS encoding DUF397 domain-containing protein, which translates to MSTLPRNVPASTDLHDVRWLRSSYSTGANNCVETARPCSGPWTGLLAVRDSKSPAGPALLFSADSWAEFLTAI; encoded by the coding sequence ATGTCAACACTGCCTCGGAACGTCCCTGCCAGTACCGACCTGCACGACGTGCGCTGGCTGCGCAGCAGCTACAGCACGGGAGCCAACAACTGTGTGGAGACGGCGCGGCCGTGCTCCGGTCCCTGGACCGGACTGCTCGCCGTACGGGACTCCAAGAGCCCGGCCGGACCCGCACTGCTCTTCTCGGCCGACAGCTGGGCGGAGTTCCTCACTGCCATCTGA
- a CDS encoding helix-turn-helix domain-containing protein, translated as MQNGPAVRRRKLGAELRMLRTGAGLTSGEAARLVGWHQSKVSRIETGASGVKPADVRSLLDAYGVRDGHLRELLLMLAGSEGAGDRHRWWHAYRGVLPPTYRDFISLESQASAMRTLETTVVPGLLQTPEYARAVTRAAVPDLDEERLDTLVEVRLARQDVLRSDPPLTLCAVLDEAVLRREVGGPEVMARQLERLLEAARLPQVRLQVLPFGAGAHVGLTGPFVIFSFPSTSDLDVVVLDQLTSSLYLERKEDLMAYSEAFTTLQFHALSPEESLDYIAGIGDGA; from the coding sequence ATGCAGAACGGTCCGGCGGTGCGGCGCCGCAAACTGGGCGCCGAACTGCGCATGCTGCGTACCGGTGCTGGGCTCACGAGCGGTGAGGCGGCCCGGCTCGTCGGCTGGCACCAGTCGAAGGTGAGCCGGATCGAGACCGGTGCCAGCGGGGTGAAACCGGCCGATGTGCGCTCGCTGCTGGACGCCTACGGGGTGCGGGACGGGCATCTGCGCGAGTTGCTGCTGATGCTGGCGGGCTCCGAGGGGGCGGGCGACCGGCACCGCTGGTGGCACGCCTACCGCGGGGTGCTGCCGCCCACGTACCGGGATTTCATCAGTCTGGAGTCGCAGGCGAGCGCGATGCGCACTCTGGAGACCACGGTGGTGCCGGGACTGCTCCAGACGCCCGAGTACGCCCGCGCGGTGACCCGGGCGGCCGTGCCCGATCTGGACGAGGAGCGCCTGGACACGCTGGTGGAGGTGCGGCTGGCCCGGCAGGACGTGCTGCGCTCGGACCCGCCGCTGACGCTGTGCGCGGTACTGGACGAGGCGGTGTTGCGGCGCGAGGTCGGCGGCCCCGAGGTGATGGCCCGGCAGCTGGAGCGGCTGCTGGAGGCCGCCCGGCTGCCCCAAGTCCGGCTCCAGGTACTGCCGTTCGGCGCCGGCGCCCATGTGGGCCTCACCGGACCTTTTGTTATTTTCTCATTTCCGAGCACTTCTGATCTGGATGTGGTTGTTCTAGACCAGTTGACGAGTAGCCTCTACCTGGAGCGGAAAGAAGACCTCATGGCCTACTCCGAGGCCTTCACGACCCTTCAGTTCCACGCCCTTTCCCCCGAGGAATCGTTGGACTACATCGCCGGGATAGGTGACGGCGCGTAA
- a CDS encoding ATP-binding protein has protein sequence MADHLEASVTLPSDPASVSAARSYVVGTLAEWGLPSDTEAADTVRLIVSELATNAVQHTFGQSPTFTVDIALDRDEHLRIGVTDSHPRFPKRLPAAVQQDNGRGMVIIRWLTAEYGGKLRIRPTREGGKTVSIELPWMVPAGQHP, from the coding sequence ATGGCAGACCATCTGGAAGCATCCGTCACTCTGCCGAGCGATCCCGCCTCGGTCTCCGCCGCCCGTTCGTACGTCGTGGGGACCCTCGCGGAATGGGGTCTGCCGTCGGACACCGAAGCGGCCGACACCGTGCGGCTCATCGTCTCCGAACTCGCCACCAACGCCGTACAGCACACCTTCGGTCAGTCACCCACCTTCACGGTCGACATCGCGCTGGACCGTGACGAACATCTGCGCATCGGCGTCACGGACAGTCATCCGCGTTTCCCGAAGAGACTGCCCGCCGCAGTCCAGCAGGACAATGGCCGCGGCATGGTCATCATCCGCTGGCTCACCGCCGAATACGGCGGCAAACTCCGTATCCGCCCGACCCGTGAGGGCGGCAAGACGGTCTCCATCGAACTGCCGTGGATGGTTCCCGCGGGGCAGCACCCCTGA
- a CDS encoding C40 family peptidase, translating into MTALNRVPSLMARAGTASALTLAAVGGSIVVPGLATDASAASLAAKALQVAASKKGAPYAWGATGPRRFDCSGLTLYSFKKAGKTLPRTAAGQYNKTRHISAGNRRVGDLVFFHYGSNVYHVGIYAGQGKIWHAPKTGDVVRLQKIWTKSVWYGRVS; encoded by the coding sequence ATGACTGCGCTCAATCGTGTCCCGTCGCTCATGGCCCGGGCCGGCACGGCCTCGGCACTCACCCTGGCCGCCGTCGGCGGCTCGATCGTGGTCCCGGGTCTCGCCACCGACGCCTCGGCCGCGAGCCTCGCGGCGAAAGCACTCCAGGTCGCGGCCTCCAAGAAGGGTGCCCCGTACGCGTGGGGGGCCACCGGACCGCGCCGCTTCGACTGCTCCGGGCTGACGCTCTACTCGTTCAAGAAGGCGGGCAAGACCCTGCCACGTACCGCAGCCGGGCAGTACAACAAGACGCGCCACATCTCGGCCGGCAACCGCCGGGTCGGTGACCTGGTGTTCTTCCACTACGGCTCGAACGTCTACCACGTCGGCATCTACGCCGGACAGGGAAAGATCTGGCACGCTCCGAAGACCGGGGACGTGGTGCGGCTCCAGAAGATCTGGACCAAGAGCGTCTGGTACGGCCGGGTCAGCTGA
- a CDS encoding ATP-dependent Clp protease proteolytic subunit translates to MSRQFAAHARYVLPEFTERTSSGARTLDPYGKLFEDRIVFLGTPLDDTAANDVMAQLMYLEHAAPERDITLYINSPGGTFHAMTALYDTLRYVSCDVATYCLGQAASYAALLLAAGTPGKRFALPGARMVIAQPQLAAPVQGQPSDLFIQAEELGRMRALAEEMLVRHTGRTAEQVHADLERDLVLDAPAALAYGLVDGIVPSRRSTPGAPDAR, encoded by the coding sequence ATGTCCCGGCAATTCGCCGCCCACGCCCGCTATGTCCTGCCGGAATTCACCGAGCGCACCAGCAGCGGCGCGCGCACCCTCGATCCCTACGGCAAGCTCTTCGAGGACCGGATCGTCTTCCTCGGCACCCCGCTCGACGACACGGCGGCCAACGACGTGATGGCGCAGCTCATGTACCTCGAACACGCGGCCCCCGAGCGGGACATCACGCTGTACATCAACTCCCCCGGCGGCACCTTCCATGCGATGACGGCGCTCTACGACACGCTGCGCTACGTCAGCTGCGACGTGGCCACCTACTGCCTGGGCCAGGCCGCCTCCTACGCGGCGCTGCTGCTCGCGGCCGGCACCCCGGGCAAGCGGTTCGCGCTGCCCGGCGCGCGCATGGTGATCGCGCAGCCCCAGCTGGCCGCGCCGGTGCAGGGTCAGCCCAGCGACCTCTTCATCCAGGCCGAGGAGTTGGGCCGAATGCGGGCGCTGGCGGAGGAGATGCTCGTCCGGCACACCGGGCGCACGGCGGAGCAGGTGCACGCCGACCTGGAACGGGACTTGGTGCTGGACGCCCCGGCGGCACTGGCCTACGGTCTGGTGGACGGCATCGTGCCCAGCCGGCGGAGCACGCCCGGCGCACCGGACGCGAGGTGA
- a CDS encoding type II toxin-antitoxin system Phd/YefM family antitoxin has protein sequence MAYEIPVTQARAELADLINRVVYGGERVVVTRHGKPLVALVSAADLERLDALDEAAGAAEEQIISSVSGVREAGSAPREQRRFGIAAEHRGPGVS, from the coding sequence ATGGCCTACGAGATTCCGGTGACACAAGCCAGGGCTGAGCTCGCCGACCTGATCAACCGGGTGGTGTACGGCGGTGAGCGCGTCGTCGTGACGCGGCATGGAAAGCCGCTGGTCGCGCTGGTCTCGGCCGCCGATCTGGAGCGGCTGGACGCGCTGGACGAGGCGGCCGGTGCGGCCGAGGAGCAGATCATCAGCTCTGTCTCGGGCGTCCGCGAGGCCGGTTCCGCTCCGCGTGAACAGCGCCGGTTCGGGATCGCCGCCGAGCATCGCGGACCCGGGGTGTCCTGA